Proteins encoded in a region of the Halioglobus maricola genome:
- a CDS encoding LysE/ArgO family amino acid transporter: MESLASGFLLSISLIMAIGAQNAFVLKQGIKKHHVFWVSLVCAVSDALLIAAGIAGFGAAVEAFPTLETVARYGGAAFLIIYGIKSLMSAFGPDHSLEPEGEEPDSLVKIIAMTLAFTWLNPHVYLDTVVLLGAVATQYEGTARTLFGIGAMSASGVFFFSLGYGARFLAPLFHKPVAWKILDALVAMIMFTIAASLLLG, translated from the coding sequence CACAGAACGCCTTTGTGCTAAAACAGGGCATCAAGAAACACCATGTGTTTTGGGTGAGCCTCGTCTGTGCGGTTTCCGACGCGCTTCTGATTGCCGCTGGCATTGCTGGTTTTGGCGCCGCTGTGGAAGCCTTCCCCACGCTTGAGACTGTTGCGCGCTATGGCGGTGCGGCCTTCCTGATCATCTACGGTATAAAGAGCCTGATGTCTGCCTTTGGCCCAGATCATTCGCTTGAACCGGAAGGAGAGGAACCCGACTCGCTGGTCAAGATCATCGCCATGACGCTGGCCTTCACATGGCTCAACCCACACGTCTACCTTGATACAGTCGTATTGTTGGGTGCAGTCGCGACCCAGTACGAAGGGACAGCGCGGACACTCTTCGGTATCGGTGCCATGTCTGCCTCGGGCGTATTTTTCTTTTCACTGGGCTACGGCGCGCGCTTTCTCGCGCCGCTATTCCACAAACCCGTCGCCTGGAAAATTCTCGACGCGCTGGTGGCGATGATCATGTTCACTATCGCAGCGTCACTGCTGCTGGGCTAA
- a CDS encoding Asp/Glu racemase, producing MDNYQIAKRAQIGVIIPSTNTGVEYDLQKFGLDGVTWHPSRFWIELRNWADEVDSTGESADTVFERFLEIMRGEIPQSLRYVMSAKVNHIMLGMSAETFWGGVEGSIQFEQGIREHIGDLGLTTGAEATKQAIDVFGAKTVSVITPYPPVGDVNVRQYYEELGYEVKAVKGLNRPSATAIAETPIQDVIDAVKEVDGDDVDIIIQAGTNLSTVDLFPTLEHYLEKPLVPINVATVWHALRACGVNDKITGKGRLLEEF from the coding sequence TTGGATAACTATCAAATTGCTAAGCGCGCCCAGATCGGCGTGATCATCCCGTCAACCAATACCGGTGTGGAGTACGATCTGCAGAAGTTCGGCCTGGATGGCGTCACCTGGCATCCTTCCCGTTTTTGGATCGAGCTGCGCAATTGGGCTGACGAGGTGGATAGCACAGGCGAATCTGCAGATACCGTCTTTGAACGTTTTCTTGAAATCATGCGCGGTGAGATTCCGCAGTCCCTGCGCTATGTGATGTCTGCCAAGGTCAATCACATCATGTTGGGCATGTCTGCAGAGACTTTCTGGGGCGGTGTGGAGGGAAGCATCCAGTTTGAACAGGGTATTCGCGAGCATATCGGCGATCTCGGCCTGACCACAGGTGCGGAAGCGACCAAGCAGGCCATCGATGTATTTGGCGCCAAGACGGTTTCCGTTATCACACCTTATCCACCCGTCGGCGACGTCAATGTGCGTCAATACTATGAAGAGCTGGGTTATGAAGTGAAAGCGGTGAAAGGTCTAAATCGCCCCTCGGCGACGGCGATCGCTGAAACGCCCATTCAGGATGTGATTGATGCTGTTAAAGAAGTTGATGGCGACGACGTGGATATTATTATCCAGGCGGGCACTAATCTCTCTACCGTCGACTTGTTTCCAACACTGGAGCACTACCTCGAAAAACCCCTGGTGCCGATCAATGTCGCCACTGTTTGGCACGCCCTGCGCGCCTGCGGCGTCAATGACAAGATCACGGGCAAGGGTCGTCTGCTGGAAGAGTTCTAG
- a CDS encoding Asp/Glu racemase codes for MDLMNASIDLAKTRERDQRTDGHLDNYIGHRAKIGVIIPSTNTSVEYDCQRLIPRGVTWHFSRFLIQHADLSDDDNFMQFLEMLRQTIGLSIESLMTCKPDHVMMGMSAETFWGGIKGNDGFVDRIQEMVGEDTGLTTGANAVIAALDALGVPGNTNKNVAVLTPYQPIGDKNVRLFFEDSGYNVKHVLGLRCENAHDAISLVSEHQVMDMVKQVDGDDIDAIIQVGTNLSTASYFPIVEKWLGKPVLPINIATAWHALRSCGVRDQYDHLGLLFEEH; via the coding sequence ATGGATTTGATGAACGCAAGTATTGATCTGGCCAAGACCCGCGAACGTGATCAGCGTACCGATGGCCATCTGGACAATTATATCGGCCACCGGGCCAAGATCGGGGTAATTATTCCATCTACCAATACCTCGGTGGAATACGACTGTCAGCGCCTGATCCCTCGCGGTGTGACCTGGCATTTCAGCCGTTTTCTGATTCAACACGCCGACCTGAGCGATGATGACAATTTTATGCAGTTTCTCGAGATGCTGCGCCAGACTATCGGTCTGTCGATAGAGAGCCTCATGACTTGCAAGCCAGATCACGTGATGATGGGTATGTCGGCTGAGACGTTCTGGGGCGGTATCAAGGGCAACGATGGCTTTGTCGATCGCATTCAGGAAATGGTGGGCGAGGATACCGGCCTGACCACAGGCGCCAATGCCGTGATTGCAGCTTTGGATGCATTGGGTGTCCCGGGCAATACCAATAAGAATGTCGCCGTCCTGACCCCTTATCAGCCTATCGGCGATAAGAATGTGCGCCTCTTCTTTGAAGATTCTGGCTACAACGTGAAGCATGTGCTGGGCCTGCGCTGCGAAAACGCTCACGATGCGATTTCTCTCGTTTCAGAGCATCAGGTGATGGACATGGTCAAGCAAGTGGACGGTGACGATATCGATGCGATCATCCAGGTGGGCACCAACCTCTCTACGGCGAGCTATTTCCCGATCGTCGAGAAATGGTTGGGCAAGCCCGTATTGCCCATCAATATTGCCACTGCCTGGCACGCCTTACGAAGCTGCGGCGTGCGCGACCAGTATGACCATCTTGGCTTGTTGTTCGAGGAGCACTGA
- a CDS encoding FAD-dependent oxidoreductase translates to MSASPVVIAGAGPVGCLLALYLAKRDVPVLLLEKEAELPVDLRASTFHPPSLEMIADLGFGIIDQMLEQGLVADRYQYRDRRNGDVASFDMSLIADSTRYPFRLQLEQYEFTRLVVPVLEQLECAEVRFSSEVTGFSQSDSGVAVEVSSGDKLETVQGAFLVSAEGARSSIRKAADIDYLGFTYDEKFLVVSTPYPFEDVFDDLSWVNYVSDPDEWCVILRTEKIWRVLFPTTPDNVDDEALLLSDAFIQERLHHLWNKDGDYEIGHRTLYNVNQRVAETYFKGRVLLAGDACHINNPLGGMGMNGGLHDANNLGEKLVRIMRDGEDHKPLFELYNRQRRDLAVRFVQDHTIANKKLMEATDEQTQNARQKMLMESAADREKAKAFLLERAMINCVRDSLAVA, encoded by the coding sequence GTGAGTGCCAGCCCTGTTGTGATCGCGGGCGCCGGGCCGGTTGGGTGCCTGTTGGCGTTGTATCTGGCCAAGCGCGATGTGCCTGTGCTGCTGCTCGAGAAGGAAGCTGAATTACCGGTGGACCTTCGTGCATCCACGTTCCATCCTCCCAGCCTGGAGATGATCGCGGACCTCGGATTTGGCATCATCGATCAGATGTTGGAGCAAGGCCTGGTAGCGGATCGCTATCAGTATCGCGATCGGCGCAATGGCGATGTAGCCAGCTTTGATATGAGCCTGATCGCCGATAGCACCCGCTATCCGTTTCGCCTGCAATTGGAACAGTACGAGTTCACCCGCCTGGTAGTGCCGGTGCTGGAACAACTGGAATGTGCCGAAGTACGTTTTAGTAGTGAGGTGACAGGATTCAGCCAGAGTGACAGCGGTGTCGCCGTTGAAGTCAGCTCTGGCGATAAATTGGAAACAGTGCAGGGCGCTTTCCTGGTGAGTGCGGAGGGTGCTCGCAGCAGTATCCGCAAGGCTGCGGATATCGATTATCTGGGCTTTACCTACGATGAGAAGTTCTTGGTAGTCAGCACGCCTTATCCTTTCGAGGATGTCTTCGATGATCTCTCCTGGGTTAACTATGTGTCTGACCCCGATGAGTGGTGTGTCATTCTGCGCACCGAAAAAATCTGGCGAGTATTGTTTCCGACAACCCCGGACAATGTGGATGACGAGGCGCTGTTGCTCTCGGACGCGTTTATCCAGGAACGTCTGCATCACTTATGGAATAAAGATGGCGACTACGAAATTGGGCATCGTACGCTGTACAACGTGAATCAACGTGTCGCTGAGACTTACTTCAAGGGCCGGGTGCTGTTGGCGGGCGACGCCTGTCATATCAATAATCCGCTGGGTGGTATGGGGATGAATGGCGGCTTGCACGATGCCAACAACCTCGGTGAAAAACTTGTCCGAATTATGCGCGACGGCGAAGATCATAAGCCGTTGTTTGAGCTCTACAATCGTCAGCGGCGCGACCTTGCCGTGCGTTTTGTGCAGGACCACACGATTGCCAACAAAAAATTGATGGAAGCTACCGACGAGCAAACCCAGAATGCCAGGCAAAAAATGCTGATGGAATCGGCCGCCGATAGAGAAAAGGCAAAGGCCTTCCTGTTGGAACGCGCTATGATTAACTGTGTCAGGGACAGCCTGGCTGTTGCCTGA
- a CDS encoding isochorismatase family protein produces the protein MDLDRESLGLGVKPALLLVDMIEGFTNPECPLGCDCPEVVAANADVLEAFRAAKMPIFYTTVVFHGDEQARVFRERVPALNVLTPQSNWVKVDERLAMREGEVLVEKQWASAFRGTDIDEQLRAQGVDSLVVTGLTTSGCVRATVVDGLQYDYRVVVAKEAVGDRNAEAHEANLFDMHAKYADVWPVADVLADIRMRKSL, from the coding sequence ATGGATCTGGACAGGGAAAGCTTGGGGCTGGGGGTCAAACCCGCGTTGTTGCTGGTGGATATGATCGAGGGCTTTACGAATCCCGAGTGTCCGCTGGGCTGCGATTGCCCTGAGGTAGTCGCGGCCAACGCGGATGTGCTAGAGGCGTTTCGCGCAGCAAAAATGCCGATCTTCTATACCACTGTGGTCTTTCATGGAGACGAACAGGCTCGCGTTTTCCGCGAGCGAGTGCCCGCCCTGAATGTGCTCACCCCCCAGTCAAACTGGGTAAAAGTGGATGAGCGTCTGGCCATGCGCGAAGGCGAAGTGCTGGTGGAAAAACAGTGGGCGAGTGCATTTCGCGGCACTGATATCGATGAGCAGCTTCGCGCCCAGGGCGTGGACTCACTGGTCGTCACCGGCCTGACTACAAGCGGCTGTGTTCGCGCCACGGTAGTGGATGGCCTGCAATACGACTATCGCGTCGTAGTGGCGAAGGAGGCTGTTGGAGATCGCAACGCCGAGGCGCACGAGGCCAATTTGTTTGACATGCATGCCAAATATGCTGATGTCTGGCCGGTGGCCGATGTCCTGGCCGATATCAGAATGAGGAAATCGCTGTGA
- a CDS encoding alpha/beta fold hydrolase, whose amino-acid sequence MSAVRRAYADVGGRQVHYRVAGERGAPVLVLFHQSPSTSAMYQSIMEKLTGRFYLLAPDSPGFGGSDPLEGGDSIPAYAGHLSAWLDGMKVSSCGFFGHHTGAAVATELASQRPDLCSALALSGPTLLTDEQRAVLPGSVAGVPADADGNHLLELWQRLRAKDPRVPLALSQREMLSALHCGEHYRGSYQAVCDHDYEACLDALHCPVLAFAGEDDALLSAVEPTLARLQCGETRAPIAAARTYVCESHAEEVATILADFFGAARNEE is encoded by the coding sequence GTGAGCGCCGTTCGACGCGCCTACGCTGACGTTGGGGGCAGGCAGGTTCACTATCGCGTTGCCGGCGAACGTGGTGCGCCTGTCCTGGTGTTGTTTCACCAGTCACCCAGTACGTCAGCAATGTACCAGTCAATAATGGAAAAGCTCACTGGCCGGTTCTATCTTCTGGCCCCTGATTCCCCGGGCTTTGGCGGCAGCGATCCTCTGGAGGGAGGCGATAGTATCCCAGCCTATGCTGGTCATCTGTCGGCCTGGCTGGACGGTATGAAAGTATCGAGCTGCGGTTTTTTCGGGCACCACACCGGGGCCGCCGTCGCGACAGAACTCGCGTCTCAGCGCCCTGACCTTTGTTCAGCACTGGCACTCTCGGGCCCGACCCTGTTGACGGATGAGCAACGGGCTGTATTACCCGGCTCTGTAGCCGGTGTGCCTGCAGATGCGGATGGGAACCACCTGCTGGAACTGTGGCAGCGCCTGCGAGCAAAGGACCCTCGTGTTCCCCTCGCGTTAAGCCAGCGAGAGATGTTGAGCGCACTGCATTGCGGTGAGCATTATCGCGGCAGCTATCAGGCTGTGTGTGACCACGACTATGAGGCCTGTCTTGATGCACTGCACTGCCCGGTACTGGCGTTCGCTGGTGAAGACGATGCATTGCTGAGCGCCGTTGAGCCTACCCTGGCGCGGCTCCAGTGCGGGGAGACCCGTGCGCCGATAGCCGCGGCCCGTACCTATGTGTGCGAGAGCCATGCGGAGGAAGTTGCAACTATCCTGGCGGACTTCTTCGGGGCCGCCAGAAACGAGGAGTAG
- a CDS encoding aldehyde dehydrogenase family protein, producing MQQYDLIIGGETVAPASGEYFEVFAPATESVMALVARASAADAEKAVACARRGFNTWAALAPREREACLLRAADIIAAEGQQRFLENLIDESGSVIAKARGEIAYSVDLLRTAAGEARRLYGDTFPNDSPDRMSMVFREPMGVVAVISPYNAPLSLLTKMAAFPIAAGNAVVIKPSEETPLTALALGQVLLDAGMPADAVSVVTGFGAECGAPLVDSPDVDCIALTGSTNTGVAIGAESMKHMRRCQLELGGKSALLVLRDADPKRAAEVAAQGIFTHAGQICMANSRIVVERDIYDDFVAALKANCEAIKLGDLRADDTRYGPLINRASLEKVQSHIRGALDAGATLLTGGEVVQGLVLQPTVVLNPARDTAIWREESFGPLASIVAVDNLEEAIDVANDSDFGLSAAVLTHNVQWGFKAARSIRAGSVHIGMHAFQSNALAPIGGHGMSGIGRSGGKYSTEEFTELKWISLSLEDQ from the coding sequence ATGCAGCAATACGATCTGATTATTGGCGGCGAAACCGTCGCTCCCGCCAGTGGCGAGTATTTCGAGGTGTTTGCGCCGGCTACCGAGTCGGTAATGGCTCTTGTGGCCCGGGCGTCCGCTGCGGATGCTGAGAAGGCCGTGGCCTGCGCTAGGCGCGGTTTTAACACCTGGGCGGCACTTGCGCCCAGAGAGCGTGAGGCCTGCCTGCTGCGCGCAGCAGACATTATTGCAGCGGAAGGCCAGCAGCGTTTTCTTGAGAATCTGATCGATGAGAGTGGCAGCGTGATCGCGAAGGCGCGGGGTGAAATTGCCTATAGCGTCGACCTGTTGCGCACAGCGGCAGGCGAGGCTCGCCGTCTCTACGGTGATACTTTCCCCAATGATAGTCCTGACCGAATGTCGATGGTGTTTCGAGAACCGATGGGCGTAGTGGCGGTTATTTCACCTTACAATGCGCCTCTGTCTCTACTGACCAAGATGGCCGCGTTTCCGATTGCCGCTGGTAATGCTGTGGTTATCAAACCTTCCGAGGAAACTCCGCTCACGGCGCTTGCCCTGGGCCAGGTTCTCCTCGATGCAGGCATGCCTGCTGACGCTGTGAGCGTTGTTACGGGCTTTGGTGCCGAGTGTGGTGCGCCTCTGGTAGATAGCCCTGATGTCGACTGTATCGCGTTGACCGGTTCAACCAATACTGGCGTTGCCATTGGCGCCGAATCCATGAAACACATGCGCCGTTGTCAGTTGGAACTGGGTGGCAAGAGCGCTTTGCTGGTGTTGCGCGATGCGGACCCAAAACGGGCTGCAGAGGTCGCTGCTCAGGGAATCTTTACCCACGCCGGACAGATATGCATGGCCAATTCCCGCATCGTGGTTGAGCGCGATATCTACGATGATTTTGTTGCCGCCCTCAAGGCCAACTGCGAGGCGATCAAGCTCGGCGACCTGCGCGCTGACGATACTCGCTATGGGCCGCTGATCAATCGGGCTTCGCTGGAAAAAGTGCAAAGCCATATTCGCGGCGCTCTAGACGCTGGCGCCACACTGCTCACCGGCGGTGAGGTCGTGCAAGGGTTGGTGCTGCAGCCCACAGTGGTGCTGAATCCGGCGCGCGACACTGCGATCTGGCGTGAAGAGAGCTTTGGCCCGCTGGCGTCCATCGTTGCCGTCGACAACCTCGAGGAGGCGATTGACGTTGCCAACGACAGCGACTTTGGCCTCTCGGCTGCGGTGCTTACTCACAATGTGCAGTGGGGCTTTAAGGCCGCCCGCAGTATCAGGGCCGGCAGCGTCCATATCGGGATGCACGCATTCCAGAGTAATGCCCTGGCGCCCATCGGCGGCCACGGGATGTCGGGTATTGGTCGGAGTGGTGGCAAGTACAGCACCGAGGAATTTACTGAGCTGAAATGGATAAGCCTGTCGTTGGAAGATCAGTGA
- a CDS encoding acyl-CoA dehydrogenase family protein: protein MDKFTGQAFIEDMTEAELERARRVDSVLPALAAQAAEVDARGEFHVPHIKTLSDAGLLGLIVPEAYGGLGGGLRDLCAATFAIASACPSTALTFFFHCSSASRGLLALEALDAGLFDEQEAPQVQAFADKVLHTMGTEGKWLANFASESVKSEKAAITISTTAKPVEGGYRLSGVKSFGCATGVADRYLVTASLEGHDTAAGLCTFFVDRDADGVSEREHWDAIGMRGTATHGIILDNVFVAAEDALAIPAAFTRCMQMSRGSFVGNQVAGIACYLGAAWSLYNYTINQLRTKTFADSDKPVGTAPYQQELIGKMLVELETATIWLRRQVDLESSESPIMSKDEVVKRWRLCKGVVAESAFKLGTYCVKASGTGGGTGNHGVPARALRDLCMGLVQAFPAERGRLMAAQMEIEGSEQAQFGTR, encoded by the coding sequence ATGGACAAGTTTACCGGACAGGCATTTATTGAAGATATGACAGAGGCGGAGCTAGAGCGCGCCCGTCGCGTCGATAGCGTGCTCCCTGCTCTGGCCGCTCAGGCTGCAGAGGTCGATGCTCGGGGCGAGTTTCACGTGCCCCATATCAAGACCCTGAGCGATGCCGGTCTGTTGGGCCTGATTGTGCCGGAGGCGTATGGCGGCCTCGGAGGAGGGCTGCGCGATCTCTGCGCTGCCACTTTTGCGATAGCCTCGGCCTGCCCGTCAACTGCGCTGACGTTTTTCTTTCACTGCAGTAGCGCCTCGCGGGGTCTGCTCGCGCTGGAAGCGTTGGACGCCGGCCTGTTCGATGAACAGGAAGCACCTCAGGTACAGGCATTTGCTGACAAAGTGCTGCATACCATGGGCACGGAAGGAAAGTGGTTGGCAAATTTTGCCAGTGAGTCAGTGAAGTCGGAAAAAGCGGCCATCACGATTAGTACCACCGCAAAGCCTGTAGAGGGTGGTTATCGCTTAAGCGGCGTCAAGTCCTTCGGCTGTGCCACCGGCGTCGCTGACCGCTACCTGGTCACGGCTTCTCTGGAGGGGCATGACACCGCGGCCGGCCTGTGTACCTTCTTCGTGGATCGCGATGCCGATGGCGTCAGTGAACGCGAGCACTGGGATGCCATTGGGATGCGCGGTACGGCAACGCACGGCATTATCCTGGACAATGTATTTGTAGCGGCGGAAGACGCGCTGGCCATTCCGGCCGCGTTCACTCGCTGTATGCAGATGAGCCGAGGCAGCTTCGTCGGTAACCAGGTCGCGGGGATCGCCTGCTATCTCGGTGCAGCCTGGAGCCTCTACAACTACACTATCAATCAGCTTCGCACCAAGACCTTTGCCGACAGTGATAAACCTGTGGGCACAGCGCCCTATCAGCAGGAGTTGATTGGCAAGATGTTGGTCGAGCTGGAAACAGCCACCATCTGGTTGCGCCGCCAGGTGGATTTGGAGAGCAGTGAGTCGCCGATCATGTCCAAGGACGAGGTCGTGAAGCGCTGGCGTCTGTGCAAGGGTGTTGTCGCGGAGTCGGCATTCAAGCTTGGCACCTACTGCGTAAAAGCGAGCGGTACTGGCGGAGGTACCGGCAATCACGGGGTACCCGCGCGAGCGTTGCGCGACCTGTGCATGGGCCTGGTGCAGGCATTTCCCGCCGAGCGGGGCCGGTTGATGGCCGCGCAGATGGAAATAGAGGGCAGTGAACAGGCCCAGTTTGGAACACGCTGA
- a CDS encoding nitrilase-related carbon-nitrogen hydrolase has protein sequence MTEGRGMADKIRVAVAQFHAGADIDQNLASCLHWLDRASECQPDLIVLPEFCNHLSWYDNKQHCFDVSVALDSPFLAAIADKAKQLAVHVVVNCTVQREGGVATGSSLLYSPTGELLADNTKQIYIGHENDFLERATTEGPVVETALGRAGLYACMDGVINETPRCLALNGAQMILNSLNSFATDEASLHIPVRAAENKIYVIAANKVGPLVPEVMVEGISAATGIPPRFLSGAGESQIVAPDGTVLAMASLDQEEYVYADIEPSLATDKCRPDGTDVFASRRPELYAPIAQDPADQPLPPMEGAAEIAGAVITLADASDLDEAAAAIARAVAKGAQLIALPPMVPVVADPAASAAYGDTVLARIADCCSDAIVTTAIVLPAGEGYQYCAVAVDKTGLLQRQGQVHHSERFAWSELADRFEPLETPFGRLALVPSDDSIYPETFRLLAIAGVEVAVVPLAPLEDWELATGLLERSAENRINLLVAVDTVQHGPAFCTELQTDFTVMTEWQEREFDGLLSQPIWHRAASAPGELYATLRPVNAAHKVVSQNTDLLAGRPWDLATAIVS, from the coding sequence ATGACTGAAGGGCGCGGTATGGCGGACAAAATACGGGTAGCGGTGGCGCAGTTTCATGCGGGGGCCGATATCGACCAGAACCTGGCCAGTTGCCTGCACTGGTTGGACCGGGCGAGCGAGTGCCAGCCAGACCTGATCGTCCTGCCCGAATTCTGTAATCACCTGTCCTGGTATGACAACAAGCAGCACTGCTTTGACGTATCAGTAGCGCTCGACAGCCCTTTCCTTGCGGCGATTGCCGACAAGGCAAAGCAGCTCGCAGTGCACGTGGTGGTGAATTGCACGGTACAGCGAGAGGGAGGAGTGGCAACAGGCTCCAGCCTGCTTTACTCCCCAACCGGTGAATTGCTCGCGGACAACACCAAACAGATTTATATCGGCCACGAGAACGATTTTCTCGAGCGGGCCACCACTGAGGGGCCTGTGGTAGAGACTGCACTGGGCCGCGCAGGCTTGTATGCCTGTATGGATGGCGTGATCAATGAGACGCCTCGCTGTCTGGCGTTGAATGGCGCCCAGATGATTCTCAACAGTCTCAACTCCTTTGCTACCGACGAGGCTTCTCTGCACATTCCGGTGCGCGCTGCGGAAAACAAAATCTACGTAATCGCTGCAAATAAAGTGGGCCCACTGGTGCCCGAAGTCATGGTGGAGGGCATAAGCGCGGCCACAGGCATTCCACCGCGATTCCTCAGCGGCGCCGGCGAGAGCCAGATAGTCGCGCCAGATGGCACGGTTCTGGCCATGGCTTCGCTCGACCAGGAGGAGTATGTCTACGCGGATATCGAGCCCTCTCTGGCAACAGATAAGTGCCGTCCGGACGGCACGGATGTTTTTGCCAGCCGGCGGCCGGAGCTCTATGCCCCCATTGCTCAGGACCCGGCAGATCAACCCTTGCCGCCGATGGAGGGCGCTGCTGAAATCGCCGGTGCTGTGATTACATTGGCCGATGCTTCGGATCTCGATGAGGCCGCCGCTGCCATAGCCCGGGCCGTGGCAAAGGGAGCGCAGCTGATTGCGTTACCTCCAATGGTGCCCGTTGTGGCTGATCCCGCCGCTTCAGCGGCCTATGGCGACACTGTGTTGGCGCGAATAGCGGACTGTTGCAGCGATGCGATAGTCACCACTGCCATCGTGTTGCCGGCGGGAGAGGGGTATCAGTACTGCGCTGTGGCTGTCGACAAGACCGGCTTGCTGCAGCGCCAGGGCCAGGTGCACCACTCGGAGCGTTTTGCCTGGAGTGAACTCGCAGATCGCTTTGAACCATTGGAAACCCCCTTTGGTCGCCTCGCACTTGTGCCTTCAGACGATTCTATTTATCCCGAGACTTTTCGTCTGCTGGCAATTGCCGGCGTAGAAGTAGCTGTCGTGCCTCTGGCGCCATTGGAGGACTGGGAATTGGCGACCGGCTTATTGGAGCGCTCGGCGGAAAATCGCATCAACTTGCTAGTGGCCGTTGATACTGTGCAGCATGGCCCGGCGTTTTGCACAGAACTGCAGACCGACTTTACGGTGATGACCGAATGGCAGGAAAGGGAATTCGATGGTTTGCTGAGTCAGCCCATCTGGCACCGCGCTGCGAGCGCTCCGGGCGAGCTTTACGCAACACTGCGCCCGGTCAACGCGGCTCACAAAGTGGTGTCACAGAATACTGATCTGCTGGCGGGCCGCCCCTGGGATCTCGCCACGGCGATTGTTTCCTGA
- a CDS encoding MFS transporter, with protein MTTPPLAAVAPIPFLGMKLNEGVVRGHMLTFYLACYATIMLATFVPATQPFLLDQVLGMERSRQGVASGNLNFWGEIVIIVTVGLWGGLSDRFGRRAVTSMGFALIAAGALLYGLARDIGGLYLARGVYAAGIAAVSTMLITLMADYVSNNSRGKATGLLGVMNGLGAMTAALFLLRLPAIFQGRGFSAEQSAIATYGLMAAITALIALAMYFGLRRGQAHSSDERAPILRQLREGIAEARRPLIALAYASSFVARGNLAVVGTFFTLWASVYGTQELGMSAAEAVSKGGAVVAISYAASLISAPVFGIMTDRLNRTTALAVTLAIGAVGYGSTYFVDDPFSLGTIACLILIGMAEVGCIITSGVLIAEQAPDRLRGSIVGLFTLSGAIGILIASVVGGYLFDHWLKTGPFVFFGAISALVCVWAIAVRMRHA; from the coding sequence ATGACAACACCCCCACTTGCTGCCGTTGCACCCATCCCCTTCCTGGGCATGAAACTCAATGAGGGCGTCGTTCGCGGCCACATGCTCACATTTTACCTGGCCTGCTATGCGACCATCATGCTGGCCACCTTTGTGCCGGCAACTCAGCCCTTCCTGCTCGATCAGGTACTGGGAATGGAGCGAAGCCGCCAGGGCGTAGCCAGCGGCAACCTCAACTTCTGGGGTGAAATCGTGATCATCGTCACCGTGGGACTGTGGGGAGGACTGTCGGATCGCTTCGGTCGCCGCGCTGTCACTTCTATGGGGTTTGCGCTTATTGCAGCCGGCGCCCTGCTATACGGTCTCGCGCGGGACATCGGCGGGCTCTATCTCGCTCGCGGGGTTTACGCCGCCGGTATCGCTGCAGTGAGCACCATGCTGATTACGTTGATGGCCGACTATGTCAGCAATAACAGCCGCGGCAAGGCCACCGGATTGCTGGGCGTGATGAACGGGCTGGGCGCAATGACCGCCGCCTTGTTTCTGCTCAGGCTGCCGGCAATCTTTCAGGGTCGTGGCTTCAGCGCCGAGCAATCCGCGATCGCCACCTACGGCCTGATGGCTGCGATTACTGCGCTTATTGCCCTCGCCATGTACTTTGGCCTGCGTCGAGGCCAGGCCCACAGCTCAGACGAGCGCGCCCCAATACTGCGCCAGCTGCGGGAGGGTATAGCCGAGGCACGCCGCCCACTGATTGCACTGGCCTACGCTTCTTCTTTCGTGGCTCGAGGTAATCTGGCTGTCGTGGGCACGTTCTTCACGCTATGGGCCTCGGTGTATGGCACACAGGAGTTGGGGATGAGTGCAGCGGAGGCCGTCAGTAAAGGTGGTGCCGTGGTCGCGATCTCCTATGCCGCGTCACTTATCTCAGCACCTGTATTCGGCATCATGACCGACCGGCTTAATCGCACCACCGCATTGGCAGTCACGCTGGCGATCGGAGCCGTGGGCTATGGCTCAACCTATTTTGTAGATGATCCCTTCAGTCTGGGCACCATCGCCTGCCTGATATTGATCGGCATGGCGGAGGTTGGCTGCATTATCACCAGCGGTGTGCTGATCGCCGAGCAGGCGCCGGACCGCCTGCGTGGGTCCATTGTGGGTTTGTTCACCCTGTCCGGCGCTATCGGTATTCTGATTGCGTCAGTGGTAGGTGGCTACCTCTTTGATCACTGGCTCAAGACAGGGCCCTTTGTCTTCTTCGGCGCAATCTCAGCGCTGGTTTGCGTGTGGGCCATCGCCGTGCGCATGCGACACGCCTGA